The DNA segment CGCCGTGTACCGGCGGAGATGCATGTGCGGGCGGCAAGTCAGGTGCCATCCGCGTCCTTTTTGAGTACAGCGGCCGGTTAGGATCGCCAGCGCAACTGAATGAGGGGGAGCGGCTTCGCGCCGCTCCCCCTCCGCACCGGCATCGCCAGGCGTGCCGCGGATCTACGGGTTGAGCGTGCTCCTGACCTCTTCCGGGGCGTAGCCGAAGACGCTCAGGTTCGCCGCGGAGGTGTGGGAGTTCACAACGAAGCTCTGCATGTTCACTCCAGCCGGCGCGGTGGCGGTGAATACGATGTACCCGCTCATCGGTTCCCCCGCGTACCCGCCGGCGGCTTCGATGCGCTCGCGGAGCGAGAACACCTGCTTGGGGCTCGCCGTGAAGGTGATCCTGCACGGGTTGCACACCGCCTGTCCGCTCCGCGACTTCATCGGCTGGCCGTCGTTGGCGAACACGCTCACCTCCACCGTCGCGCTGCGGTCCAGGTTGACCATGTGCAGCTCCGTCGCGGCGCGGCTCGGCCGCTCCAGCACGTGCGGGATCACCCAGGTGCGGCGCGCCGACTGCTGCGCATGCGCCGCATCGGCGGACAGAACGATGGCTGCACACACGAAAACCGCTGCGCGAATGAGCATGGGGCGTCTCCAGTGGCGTGGCGTGGGGCTGCGGAAGGAGCTGGGCGAAAGTTATTCACCCCCCAATCCCGCTGCAACGATCACGTTCTCGCCACGAAAACAGGGCGGCCCGCCGCGTGGCGGGCCGCCCCCGGTACTTCAACAGAAGTGCGTTAGCGTGTGAGTGCGCTTCCAACTGAGCACTCGGCACTTGGCACTCGGCACTTCAGTCTTCCGCGATCACCCACACCTTGAGCTCCGGCCGCACGTCGGTGTGTAGACGCACCGGCACCGAAGTCACGCCGAGGGCCTTGATCGGCTCGTCGAGCTCGATCTGGCGGCGGTCGATCTGGATCCCCTGCTCGGCCAGCTTGTCCGCGATGTCGCCCACGGTGATGGAGCCGAACAGCTTCCCTTCCTGCCCGGCGCGAGCATTGAAGGTGAGCGAAACGCCCTCGATGGAGGCGGCGCGCTGCCGCGCCTCGGTCAGGGTGGCGGCCTCACGCTTGGCCACCGACGCCCGCTCCGTCTCGATCCGCTTCACGTTCCCCGCGGTCGCCTCGTAGGCGAAGCCACGGGGGATCAGGTAGTTGCGAGCGTAGCCCGGCTTCACGTCCACCAGGTCCCCGGTCTCGCCGAGGTTCTCCAGACGCTGTCTGAGAATGACCTGCATCGTAGTTTCTCCCTTGCCCGGTTACGACTCGAAGCCCGCGATGTACGGCAGCAGGGCCAGGAAACGGGCGCGCTTGATGGCGGTCCCGATCTGGCGCTGGTGGCGCGCGCACATCCCGCTGATCCGGCGAGGCAGGATCTTGCCACGCTCGGTCACGAAGCGGCCGAGCGTCTTCTCGTCCTTGTAGTCCACGGAGCTCAGCCCGGTCTCACACACGGGGCAAACCTTGCGCGAAGATTTCATCTTACTCGTCCTCCCCGTCGTCTTCGGACTCCTCGTCACGCTTCGGAGCGGGCGGGACCGGTGTGGTCTGCAGGTCGCCCTCGTTCACCACCACGAGGTAGCGAAGGACTTCGTCGTCCAGCTTCAGCAGGCGCTCGAACTCGGGGAGCGCCTCGGCCGGGGCCGAGAAGTGGGCCACGGTGTAGTGGCCGGTGGTCTGGTCCGCGATCTCGTACGCCAGGGGGCGCTTCCCCCAGTGGTCCACCGCGGTGATCTCGCCGCCACGCTCGCCCGTAAGCATCCCGTGGAAGCGCTCGATCTTCTCCTCGATCCGCTCATCCTCGAGCGACGGGTGGAAGATGTACACGACTTCGTAATCCGACAAAAGGCACCGTCCTTTGGACATGAGGCCCCGTGCGGTGCGCGCGGAGCAGGCATGAAAAAGTGCTGCCCCCGGTCGGGGGGCAGCACGGGAATGTAGCGGAGACGGGCCAAATACACAACCGGGGGGGTAGGCCAAAGGTTGGTGGAGCGGTATGGGGACTACTGTACGGCTTGCGTTGGATCTTTGGCGCGCAACTCCTTCGTGGTGCGGTGCCGTCCGTAAATGAAGATGCCCGCAAGCGTGATGATCGTCGCGCCAATCAGAGCGAGCCCCTGCGGGTCCTTGTCTTCATGAATCAGGAAGGCGCCGCAACAGATCATCAGTACCGCTAAGAAGAAACCCAACCACATCCCCGTTTTCTCGTTGGCGATGTTCGCGTCTACCACCTTTGCTTCAAGCTCCTGGCGGTGCCTCGACTGACGGTCAAGCGTGCTGAAGAAGAATTGAGCGGCCCCCGGCAAAATCTCTTCGTACTCGCGAACCAGTGCCGGCGGCGGCATCGGCCCCTCAAACGTGACACGCCCAACGAGTCGAGAACCGCGCTCATCGGGCGTGTCGATGGGCCTGCTTTCGACCCGTGCCGGTTTGCTATCTCGCCCCACGCGGGGCCTTTCCTGCTTCCGCAACGCGGTTGGAGGTTTCCTCGAACGCCCCGCGTATGTCCCCGGCGAGCACCTGCCAATCGCTCAGAAGCGCCTTCGTATCGGCTTCCGCAGGTGATTCGCTCAAATCATACGCAGTGCGGTTGAGCGCTCCACGGATGTCCATGAGGCGAGCGATGCCTCGCGCAAACGAAGGGCGGACAAAGACGAAATCGCTTGCCATGGTTCCGCTCTCAGATCTCGGGTTAACGAGCCGCGCTACGGCGCAGCCGGGGATCATCGTACGACATTCCGGCGCCCAGAGCGGACCCGTGGCCGCGGCGTCAGGGGACCTCGTTCTCGAGGCCGTCGATGAGGGTGCCGTCGAACTCACGACGGCCCGCTTCAAACTCAGCCAGTGCGGCGGGATCGTCGCGAAGCTTCGCATACGCCTCTTCGTACTCCCTCAAGAACAACTCGCACTCGAGGCTCTCCAGCGCAGGCGCCGTGCTCTCGGATGCTTGAGGATCTGGGTCAACAACCGTGCGGCGCATCGTGACTGCCCGTTGAGGGTGAGCTTACGGGATCAAGTGTGATCCACCCAGGGGCCCTTGTCAACCCTTTTTCCGGTGGTAGCTCCGTATTGTAAGTGTTTGGTGCGATGGTGTTTGGCACGTTTCTCCAACGGCACGTTCCGATTGGGACAGGCGACTAGTCCCGCGTTTGAGTGGTGGCATCTGATGACCTTTACCACTGAAACAACGAGCCCCGCCAGCAGGTGCTGGCGGGGCTCCGCTTATGACGGGCGTGAATCGGCTACGCGCTCGTCCGGAACAACAGGATGTCCCCATCCTTTACCACGTACTCCTTGCCTTCCGACCGCATCAGCCCCTGCTCGCGGGCGGTCTTCACGGAGCCGGTCTTCACGAAGTCGTCCCAGGCCACGGTCTCGGCGCGGATGAAGGCGCGCTCGAAGTCGGAGTGGATGACGCCGGCGGCCTGGGGGGCGCGGGCACCCACCGGGATCTCCCAGGCGCGCACTTCCTTTTCGCCCGCGGTGAAGTAGACCTGCAGCCCCAGCAGCGCGTATCCCGTGCGGATCAGCGTGTGCAGGCCGGGCTCGTTCAGGCCCAGCGATCCCAGGAACTCGTCGCGCTCCTCCGGCGGGAGCTCGGCGAGCTCGCTCTCGATCTTGCTGCTGATGGGGATGATCTCCGCGCGCTCGCCGCTCGCCTCTACCGCGGTGCGCAGCGCGCGCACGTGCTCGTTGTCGCCCTCGGGGAGGTCCGATTCGGCGACGTTGGCCAGGTAGAGCACCGGCTTGCTGGTGAGCAGGTTGTACGAGCGCAGGATCTTGGACTCCTCCTCGTTCGCCTGCACCACGCGCGCGGCCTTGCCGGCACCGAGCGCCTCCAGGAGCCGCTCTAGGAGGCCGACCTCGGCGAGCGCGTCGCGGTCCTGGCCCCGGGCGGCCTTGCGAGCGCGGTCGAGGCGCTTCTCCACGACGGCGAGGTCGCTGAGGGCGAGCTCCAGGTTGATGACCTCGCGGTCGCGAACGGGGTCCACGCTCCCCATCACGTGCACCACGTCCGGATCGTCGAAGCAGCGGACGACGTGCACCACCGCGTCGGTCTCGCGGATGTTGCTGAGGAACTGGTTGCCGAGCCCTTCGCCCTGCGAGGCGCCCTCCACCAGCCCGGCGATGTCCACGAACTGCACCACCGCGCGCAGCACGCGCTGCGGCTTCACCTTCTCGGCCAGCAGGTCCACGCGCGGGTCGGGCACCTCCACGTTCCCCACGTTCGGCTCCACGGTGCAGAACGGGTAGTTGGCGGCGTCGGCGCCCGCGGCGGTGAGGGCGTTGAACAGGGTGGACTTCCCCACGTTGGGGAGCCCCACGATCCCAAGCTTCAGCATGTCGAACATCCGTCAAGGATGGAGTTGCAAACGAAGCGGCCGGGACACCTCGCGGGGTCCCGGCCGGACTCTGAAATGTAACCCCTGCGCGGCGAGCGTCAACTCCGCTGCGCGAAGCCGCGAAGCTCCTCCAGCGTTCCGCGAAACCAGTTGCGGTCCACCGGCGCGCGGATGCCCTTCACCCTTCCCCGCTCCGAGTGCTGCCAGAAGGTCCACCGCCCCCACCCGCGCGGCACCGCCGGCCCGTCGCTGCGGTAGTCCGCGATCCAGAGCGGGTAGTCGCCGAAGTCGGCGGCGAGGCGCGGCGCGAAGCGGCGGCTCACGTAGATGATGGGGCGCTTCCCCGTCTCCTCTTCCACCATGCGCAGCCAGTTGCGCATCCCGCGGCGGATCGTGGCGTCGGCCACGCCGTCGGTCGCCTCCACGTCGAGCACGGGCGGCAGGTCGTTGGCGCCGATCTCCACACGCCGCAGGAAGTGCCGCGCCTGCACGGCCGAGTGCGTCTGCGGACGGTAGTAGTGGTACGCGCCGCGCAGGAGGCCGGCCTCGCGCGCGTTCGCCCAGTTGCGCCGGAAGTGCGGATCGGTCCAGTCGCCACCTTCGGTGGCCTTGATGAAGACGAAGCGGATGCCGTCGCCCTTCACCGCCGTCCAGTTGATGCGGCCCTGGTGGTGCGAGACGTCGA comes from the Longimicrobium sp. genome and includes:
- the rplI gene encoding 50S ribosomal protein L9; its protein translation is MQVILRQRLENLGETGDLVDVKPGYARNYLIPRGFAYEATAGNVKRIETERASVAKREAATLTEARQRAASIEGVSLTFNARAGQEGKLFGSITVGDIADKLAEQGIQIDRRQIELDEPIKALGVTSVPVRLHTDVRPELKVWVIAED
- the rpsR gene encoding 30S ribosomal protein S18, whose translation is MKSSRKVCPVCETGLSSVDYKDEKTLGRFVTERGKILPRRISGMCARHQRQIGTAIKRARFLALLPYIAGFES
- the rpsF gene encoding 30S ribosomal protein S6 yields the protein MSDYEVVYIFHPSLEDERIEEKIERFHGMLTGERGGEITAVDHWGKRPLAYEIADQTTGHYTVAHFSAPAEALPEFERLLKLDDEVLRYLVVVNEGDLQTTPVPPAPKRDEESEDDGEDE
- a CDS encoding DUF2335 domain-containing protein, translating into MPPPALVREYEEILPGAAQFFFSTLDRQSRHRQELEAKVVDANIANEKTGMWLGFFLAVLMICCGAFLIHEDKDPQGLALIGATIITLAGIFIYGRHRTTKELRAKDPTQAVQ
- the ychF gene encoding redox-regulated ATPase YchF, translating into MFDMLKLGIVGLPNVGKSTLFNALTAAGADAANYPFCTVEPNVGNVEVPDPRVDLLAEKVKPQRVLRAVVQFVDIAGLVEGASQGEGLGNQFLSNIRETDAVVHVVRCFDDPDVVHVMGSVDPVRDREVINLELALSDLAVVEKRLDRARKAARGQDRDALAEVGLLERLLEALGAGKAARVVQANEEESKILRSYNLLTSKPVLYLANVAESDLPEGDNEHVRALRTAVEASGERAEIIPISSKIESELAELPPEERDEFLGSLGLNEPGLHTLIRTGYALLGLQVYFTAGEKEVRAWEIPVGARAPQAAGVIHSDFERAFIRAETVAWDDFVKTGSVKTAREQGLMRSEGKEYVVKDGDILLFRTSA
- a CDS encoding GH25 family lysozyme, which gives rise to MMFATPPLRRLVPGALALLVLAGTALRADAPRRVRGIDVSHHQGRINWTAVKGDGIRFVFIKATEGGDWTDPHFRRNWANAREAGLLRGAYHYYRPQTHSAVQARHFLRRVEIGANDLPPVLDVEATDGVADATIRRGMRNWLRMVEEETGKRPIIYVSRRFAPRLAADFGDYPLWIADYRSDGPAVPRGWGRWTFWQHSERGRVKGIRAPVDRNWFRGTLEELRGFAQRS